Genomic segment of Pseudomonas sp. CCI4.2:
CAATTTCAAAAGCGCCCTCTGCTTCAATCGGCAACCCCAGGATACCGGCCGAGCGGGTGACAATCGTGGCCAAGTCTGCGGTGTTATAGAACTCGAGACGCTGGACAATACCGAAGCGGTCACGCAACGGGTTAGTCAACATGCCTGCACGGGTGGTAGCCCCCACCAGCGTAAACGGCGGCAAATCCAGCTTGATCGAGCGCGCGGCAGGACCTTCGCCGATCATGATGTCAAGCTGGAAATCTTCCATGGCCGGGTACAGCACTTCCTCGACGATAGGCGAAAGCCGATGAATCTCGTCGATGAACAGCACGTCGTTGGGTTCAAGATTGGTCAGAATCGCTGCGAGATCACCTGGGCGTTCCAACACCGGCCCGGAGGTGCTCTTGATCGAGACGCCCATTTCTTGGGCAATGATATGCGCCAACGTGGTTTTGCCCAGACCGGGCGGTCCGAAAATCAACGTGTGGTCCAGTGCTTCGTTGCGGCCTCGCGCAGCTTGGATGAATAGCTCCATCTGCTCGCGCACCACCGGCTGACCAATATAGTCGGCCAAGCTCAGCGGACGAATTGCACGGTCCAATTGTTCATCCCGGTCGCGGCCGGTAGCGGTTATCAAGCGGTCAGCGTCGATCACTTAAGCCATTCCCTTCAAAGCACGTCGAATCAGGTCTTCGCTGCTCAAGTTTTTATCTTTGATCGCAGAAACCGCCTTACTGGCTTCCTGAGGCTTATAGCCCAGGGAAATCAAAGCGCTGACGGCATCGGATTCAGCACTGGCCACCTGTGGCGCTGCAGTAGGACCATTGGAGACCAAGGTGAAACTACCGGGTACCGATTCCCACGCTTTGAATCGATCCTTGAGTTCGACCAACAAGCGTTCGGCAGTTTTTTTGCCGACCCCAGGGATTCGAGTCAAGGCAGAAGTATCCTGCGCCTGAACGCAACGAACCAGCTCATCCACTTCCAGCCCCGACATCAGCGCCAACGCCAGTTTCGGACCTACGCCATTAAGACGAATCAGCTCACGAAACAGTTCACGCTCACGCTTTTCAAAAAAGCCGTACAGCAGATGGGCGTCCTCACGAACCACCAGATGGGTGTGCAAGGTCACAGGCTCGCCCAAATGAGGCAGGCGATACAACGTACTCATCGGCACTTCCAGCTCATAGCCGACGCCGTTGACATCCAGAACCAGATGCGGCGGCTGTTTTTCAACCAGAAAACCGCGTAACCGTCCAATCACGTATCAGATCCTTTCTTATGGTCAGCCGCAGCCATCAGGCTGACACAAATAATGGTCGCCATCATTACAGGAGTGACGCAACCATGGGAAAAAAGTTAAGCGAATGATGCATCAGAGACGCAAACGACCGCTGCGACTGCGGGCAGCACTTAATCCATGAGGAATAAGGCTCGAACGGGTGTGCGCATGACACAGCGCAATGGCCAGCGCGTCTGACGCATCAATCTGAGGTTTTTGGGTCAGCTTCAATAAATGCATGACCATCATCATCACCTGCTCTTTATTGGCCCCACCTGTTCCCGCCACTGCCTGCTTGACCTGGGTGGCCGTGTATTCAGCAATTTCCAGACTTTCTTCGGCGCCCGCCACAATCGCAGCGCCTCGCGCCTGCCCAAGTTTGAGCGCCGAATCGGCGTTACGCGCCATAAATACTTTTTCGATGCCCATGGTCACTGGACCGTACGTCTGAATGACTTCCCGAACGCCTCGATAGACAATTTGTAACCGTTCATGCAGCAGACCACTGCCGGTCCGAATACAACCCGATGCCACGTACACGCAGCCGCGGCCGGTGTCCCGCACTACGCCATAGCCGGTAATTCGCGAACCGGGGTCGATACCAAGGATAAGAGTCATAACGCCTGCAGCTTAAGAAGTGACGCACAATTAGCGCAGCATAAAGGCAGAAACCGGAAGCCGATAGCGATGTGAGTACCGCGGCTTCGCCCCTCCTGCTTCAAGAACGCACTGATAGCGATTGATCAGCCGAGCTGCTCCAGAACGTCGTCT
This window contains:
- the ruvA gene encoding Holliday junction branch migration protein RuvA, with protein sequence MIGRLRGFLVEKQPPHLVLDVNGVGYELEVPMSTLYRLPHLGEPVTLHTHLVVREDAHLLYGFFEKRERELFRELIRLNGVGPKLALALMSGLEVDELVRCVQAQDTSALTRIPGVGKKTAERLLVELKDRFKAWESVPGSFTLVSNGPTAAPQVASAESDAVSALISLGYKPQEASKAVSAIKDKNLSSEDLIRRALKGMA
- the ruvC gene encoding crossover junction endodeoxyribonuclease RuvC, with the translated sequence MTLILGIDPGSRITGYGVVRDTGRGCVYVASGCIRTGSGLLHERLQIVYRGVREVIQTYGPVTMGIEKVFMARNADSALKLGQARGAAIVAGAEESLEIAEYTATQVKQAVAGTGGANKEQVMMMVMHLLKLTQKPQIDASDALAIALCHAHTRSSLIPHGLSAARSRSGRLRL
- the ruvB gene encoding Holliday junction branch migration DNA helicase RuvB; translation: MIDADRLITATGRDRDEQLDRAIRPLSLADYIGQPVVREQMELFIQAARGRNEALDHTLIFGPPGLGKTTLAHIIAQEMGVSIKSTSGPVLERPGDLAAILTNLEPNDVLFIDEIHRLSPIVEEVLYPAMEDFQLDIMIGEGPAARSIKLDLPPFTLVGATTRAGMLTNPLRDRFGIVQRLEFYNTADLATIVTRSAGILGLPIEAEGAFEIARRARGTPRIANRLLRRVRDYAEVRGNGHISKATADLALNLLDVDERGFDHQDRRLLLTMIEKFDGGPVGVDSLAAAISEERHTIEDVLEPYLIQQGYIMRTPRGRVVTRHAYLHFGLNIPSRMGDMPVASDFVDDADD